The bacterium genome has a window encoding:
- the lptB gene encoding LPS export ABC transporter ATP-binding protein translates to MKNNILMVEDISKTYHGRKVVNKVSIKVEQGEIVGLLGPNGAGKTTTFYIMVGLISSDHGQVKINDLDITKFPMYKRARLGVGYLPQEPSIFQGLTVEENILSILEMLHLPRQKRMDKLNQVLKEFKIEHLSKQKAYTLSGGERRRTEIARLFVTSPCFILLDEPFLGVDPIAVFDIQQIIINLKNKGLGILITDHSVRETLQITDQAYIMHEGKVLISGSSSELVNNPKAREIYLGEHFTL, encoded by the coding sequence ATGAAGAATAATATTTTAATGGTTGAAGATATATCTAAGACTTACCACGGGCGGAAAGTAGTCAATAAAGTCAGCATTAAAGTAGAACAAGGAGAAATAGTGGGACTTTTAGGTCCTAATGGAGCTGGAAAAACAACTACTTTTTATATCATGGTTGGGCTAATTTCATCTGATCACGGACAGGTAAAGATTAATGACTTAGATATTACTAAATTTCCTATGTATAAAAGAGCTCGCTTGGGTGTAGGCTACCTTCCTCAAGAACCTTCTATATTTCAAGGATTAACGGTAGAAGAAAATATTCTTTCTATCTTAGAAATGCTTCATCTTCCTCGCCAGAAAAGAATGGACAAGTTAAACCAAGTTTTAAAAGAATTTAAGATTGAGCATCTCTCCAAGCAAAAAGCTTATACTTTATCAGGGGGAGAAAGAAGAAGAACAGAAATAGCCAGGCTTTTTGTGACCTCTCCTTGTTTTATCCTTTTAGATGAACCTTTTTTAGGCGTTGATCCTATTGCTGTCTTTGATATTCAACAGATAATTATAAATTTAAAGAATAAAGGTTTAGGTATCTTAATTACTGACCATAGCGTCAGAGAAACTCTCCAAATCACAGATCAAGCTTATATTATGCATGAAGGTAAAGTCTTAATCTCTGGCTCCTCCTCGGAGCTGGTCAACAACCCTAAAGCAAGGGAAATTTACTTAGGAGAACATTTTACCCTTTAA
- the lptC gene encoding LPS export ABC transporter periplasmic protein LptC, with protein sequence MMGKVFIIIVTLLVITFFWAFIFFDKDQEKYLKKDLLPVVSINGFLLTETYKEKKIWEIKAALAQVFKEEAQLKEVKVKFFIEDGNFYTIKANQGSINLVTKNFTLLGKTVVTSSKNLNLQTDLLNWDSQKKLIYNSSPIKIIQDKITITGNGLKLWPAGEITEILGNVRVVIEND encoded by the coding sequence GTGATGGGCAAAGTTTTTATTATTATCGTTACTCTATTAGTAATTACCTTTTTCTGGGCTTTTATATTTTTTGATAAAGACCAAGAAAAATATTTAAAAAAGGATCTTTTACCTGTAGTTAGTATTAATGGATTTCTCTTAACGGAGACCTATAAAGAAAAAAAGATATGGGAAATAAAGGCAGCTTTGGCTCAAGTCTTTAAAGAAGAGGCTCAATTAAAAGAGGTCAAGGTTAAATTCTTCATAGAAGATGGTAATTTTTATACCATCAAAGCTAATCAAGGTAGCATTAACCTGGTTACTAAAAACTTTACTTTATTGGGAAAAACAGTAGTTACTTCAAGTAAAAACCTAAACCTACAAACAGATCTCTTAAATTGGGATAGTCAAAAAAAGTTAATTTATAATAGTTCTCCTATTAAGATCATCCAAGATAAGATTACAATTACCGGAAATGGATTAAAATTATGGCCGGCTGGAGAAATAACTGAAATTTTAGGAAATGTAAGGGTGGTTATAGAAAATGACTAA
- a CDS encoding KpsF/GutQ family sugar-phosphate isomerase, giving the protein MKRGVTLSLKVAKKVLKIEAEAILNLRKKLSQNFLEAVEVMFLCKGKIIITGVGKSGIIGKKMAATLTSTGTPSFFLHSAEGLHGDLGIIEKKDVVLAISNSGEAKEIIEIIPFLKRLGVKLIGITSQPHSTLAKSSDMVLDVGVEKEACSLNLAPTASSTATLALGDALAITLLEKKNFKEKDFALLHPGGSLGRKLFFKIADLMHIYQDVPKVFTTTLMKDTLLEMSFKKLGFTCVVDQKESLVGIITDGDLRRLLEKTQNIWPLQAAEVMVKNPKTILKEDLAAKAVAIMEKHSITSLIIVDQSKKVIGVIHLHDLLKAGVV; this is encoded by the coding sequence ATGAAAAGAGGTGTTACTTTGTCTCTTAAAGTAGCTAAAAAAGTCTTAAAGATAGAAGCAGAAGCCATTCTTAATTTAAGAAAAAAGCTTAGCCAAAATTTTTTAGAAGCCGTAGAAGTGATGTTTCTTTGTAAAGGAAAGATTATTATTACCGGGGTAGGTAAATCTGGAATTATTGGCAAAAAGATGGCGGCTACTTTAACCAGTACTGGAACTCCTTCCTTCTTTCTTCACTCTGCTGAGGGCTTGCATGGTGATTTAGGAATTATTGAAAAAAAAGATGTTGTTTTAGCGATCTCTAATAGTGGAGAAGCTAAAGAAATTATAGAGATTATTCCTTTTCTGAAAAGGTTAGGAGTAAAACTTATCGGCATAACTAGTCAACCTCATTCTACTTTAGCTAAAAGTAGCGATATGGTCTTAGATGTTGGTGTAGAAAAAGAAGCTTGCTCTTTAAATCTTGCTCCTACGGCAAGCTCTACGGCTACCTTAGCCTTAGGAGATGCTTTAGCCATTACCCTCTTAGAAAAGAAAAATTTCAAAGAAAAAGACTTTGCTTTGCTTCATCCGGGAGGAAGTTTAGGTAGAAAACTTTTCTTTAAGATAGCTGATTTAATGCATATTTATCAAGATGTTCCTAAAGTCTTTACCACTACTTTGATGAAAGACACTTTATTAGAGATGTCTTTTAAGAAATTAGGCTTTACTTGTGTAGTCGATCAAAAAGAAAGTTTAGTAGGCATTATTACCGATGGAGATTTAAGACGACTTTTAGAAAAGACTCAAAATATTTGGCCTCTTCAGGCTGCTGAAGTAATGGTTAAAAATCCTAAAACCATTTTAAAAGAAGACTTAGCCGCTAAGGCAGTAGCCATCATGGAAAAACACTCCATTACTTCATTAATTATTGTGGATCAATCTAAAAAAGTAATTGGCGTTATTCATCTTCACGATTTGCTTAAAGCTGGTGTGGTTTAA
- the fliB gene encoding flagellin lysine-N-methylase, protein MKLIYSLNHYYTTSINTKFKCQSCGSCCLGWEINIDENTYQKLSNYFKEHPLPYSSDQPLFIVSEDSKKVKNSLINGRCIFLEEDNLCYIHRNLGKQAKSEVCLTYPNICVPTSRGIFNTLSFSCPAAARLLDHQEPFSFELLQHGSTIKPDKELNFHGEEKIPWNLYFLIEEYLMNLIEKEAYPFEEKIVLGNFLLWGIYNEFIKLNHKEYKPLKERLEELKKEGYQTLARSLKNLPSSVHIQLKFLITLLKKRLEMSKGELFAHNKLIDITNLISKNFDLEEDLSKFNSRQAIKYSRNYRNDYLPHLNEINHIFKNFFLYKIFGKEIVIKHGIIKGYQIVLILYALMRFYCMALWADKFCDEDVFKAISFIERYYSHSPGILDFWKTADKTGLMSEPLFAHILIQI, encoded by the coding sequence ATGAAGCTTATTTATTCTCTTAATCATTATTATACCACCTCTATAAATACAAAGTTTAAGTGTCAAAGTTGTGGCAGTTGCTGTCTGGGGTGGGAGATAAATATTGACGAAAATACTTATCAAAAGCTTTCTAATTACTTTAAAGAACATCCTCTGCCTTATTCTTCGGATCAACCTCTATTTATTGTTTCAGAAGATAGTAAAAAAGTTAAAAATAGTTTAATTAATGGTCGTTGTATTTTTTTAGAAGAAGATAACTTATGTTATATTCATAGAAATTTAGGCAAACAAGCTAAAAGCGAGGTATGTCTTACTTACCCTAATATATGTGTTCCTACCTCCAGGGGTATATTTAATACTCTTTCTTTTTCTTGCCCAGCAGCAGCAAGATTATTAGACCATCAAGAACCTTTTAGTTTTGAATTACTTCAACATGGTTCTACCATCAAGCCAGATAAAGAATTAAACTTCCACGGAGAAGAAAAGATACCTTGGAATTTATACTTCTTAATAGAAGAATATTTAATGAATTTAATCGAAAAAGAAGCCTATCCTTTTGAAGAGAAAATAGTCTTAGGAAACTTTCTTCTTTGGGGAATCTACAATGAGTTTATTAAGCTAAACCATAAAGAATATAAGCCTCTTAAAGAAAGATTAGAAGAGTTAAAAAAAGAAGGCTATCAAACTTTAGCTCGATCTTTAAAAAATCTTCCTTCTTCCGTGCATATTCAATTAAAATTCTTAATTACTCTATTAAAAAAAAGATTAGAGATGAGCAAAGGTGAACTTTTTGCTCATAATAAGCTGATAGATATTACGAATTTAATTTCTAAAAATTTTGATTTAGAAGAAGATTTAAGTAAATTTAACTCCAGGCAAGCTATTAAGTATAGCCGTAATTATCGAAATGATTATCTCCCTCATCTTAACGAGATAAACCATATCTTTAAAAACTTCTTTCTCTATAAGATCTTTGGAAAAGAAATTGTAATTAAACATGGAATTATTAAGGGTTACCAGATCGTCTTAATCTTATACGCTCTGATGCGCTTTTATTGTATGGCTTTATGGGCAGACAAGTTTTGTGATGAGGATGTCTTTAAAGCCATCTCTTTTATAGAAAGGTATTATAGTCATTCTCCAGGAATATTAGATTTTTGGAAGACAGCAGACAAAACAGGGCTAATGAGTGAACCCTTATTTGCTCATATCTTAATTCAAATATAA
- the kdsA gene encoding 3-deoxy-8-phosphooctulonate synthase yields the protein METKEITIANLKIGKNNPLVLIAGPCVIEDEESCLKTAKKIKEITQELSIPFIFKSSYDKANRSSVNSYRGPGLLKGLAVLKKIKSKLNLPIMTDVHCVNEVKKVAKVVDIIQIPAFLCRQTNLIMEVAKTKRVINVKKGQFLSPLETKNIILKITSTENNQILITERGTFFGYHNLVVDFRSIPIMQNFGYPVIFDATHSVQLPGGKGDCSAGEREFVKYLAKAAVAVGCDGLFLEVHPDPSQALCDGPNMINLEELYGLLKEVKALADLALSFYPSKDKRR from the coding sequence ATGGAGACTAAAGAAATAACCATTGCTAATCTTAAGATAGGTAAAAATAATCCCTTGGTCCTGATAGCCGGACCTTGTGTCATTGAAGATGAAGAAAGTTGTCTAAAAACAGCTAAGAAAATAAAAGAGATTACCCAAGAGTTAAGCATACCTTTCATCTTTAAATCTTCTTATGATAAGGCTAATCGAAGCTCCGTCAACTCTTATCGAGGTCCAGGGCTTTTAAAAGGACTGGCGGTCTTAAAAAAGATTAAATCTAAATTGAACTTGCCCATTATGACCGATGTTCACTGCGTTAATGAAGTCAAGAAAGTTGCTAAAGTAGTTGATATTATTCAAATTCCTGCTTTTTTATGCCGACAAACTAACCTTATTATGGAAGTAGCTAAGACTAAAAGAGTAATCAATGTCAAAAAAGGTCAATTTCTTTCTCCTCTGGAAACAAAGAATATCATTCTTAAGATTACTTCTACCGAAAACAACCAGATTCTTATTACCGAGAGAGGAACTTTTTTTGGATACCATAACTTAGTGGTCGATTTTCGGAGTATTCCTATCATGCAAAACTTTGGCTACCCAGTAATCTTTGATGCGACCCATAGTGTTCAGCTTCCAGGAGGAAAGGGAGACTGTTCTGCCGGAGAAAGGGAATTTGTTAAGTATCTGGCTAAGGCTGCGGTAGCAGTAGGATGTGATGGTTTATTTTTAGAAGTCCATCCAGATCCTTCTCAAGCCTTATGCGATGGTCCTAATATGATTAACTTAGAGGAACTTTATGGCTTACTAAAAGAAGTTAAAGCTTTAGCAGACTTAGCTTTATCTTTCTACCCTTCGAAAGATAAAAGAAGATGA
- a CDS encoding CTP synthase: protein MAKYIFITGGVISSLGKGIAVASIGNIMESRGYKVNLLKLDPYINVDPGTLSPYQHGEVYVTEDGTETDLDLGHYERFTTVSTGRENNYTTGKIYYQVITKERRGDYLGETVQVVPHITNEIKNCITNLGNKEGVDLVIIEIGGTVGDIESLPFLEAIRQLRNDIGKDNTAYLHLTYIPYITGSNELKTKPTQHSVKELREIGIQPDILLCRTKIPLSEETKAKIALFCDVQKEAVISANDVSSIYEVPLVFEDQNLGDLISSTLNLNNQKNDLTSWKKLVEIIKNPLFEVSIGVVGKYVQLQDSYKSIHEALIHGGIINHCQVKVKLINAEDYQDKSSFEKQLREVDGILVPGGFGDRGIEGKIISIKFARENKIPFFGICLGLQCAIIEISQNLLNLKEAQSSEFNPETPYSVIYLLPSQKNLENLGGTMRLGAYPCQIKEDTLAYQAYQTSLVLERHRHRYEVNNQYLEVLKKVGLVFSGLYLKEDLVEVIELKDHPWFLATQFHPEFKSRPASPHPLFKDFIKASLKKRNHGD, encoded by the coding sequence ATGGCTAAATATATTTTTATTACCGGAGGAGTAATCTCTTCCTTAGGAAAAGGAATTGCGGTGGCTTCTATTGGAAATATCATGGAAAGTCGAGGATATAAGGTTAATTTGCTAAAGCTTGATCCTTATATTAATGTCGATCCAGGTACCTTAAGCCCTTATCAACATGGAGAAGTCTATGTAACCGAAGATGGAACAGAAACAGATTTAGACTTAGGCCATTATGAAAGGTTTACTACTGTTTCCACCGGTAGAGAAAACAACTATACTACTGGCAAAATATATTATCAGGTGATTACCAAAGAAAGAAGGGGGGATTATCTGGGAGAAACGGTGCAAGTAGTCCCTCATATTACCAACGAAATTAAGAACTGCATTACTAATTTAGGCAATAAGGAAGGAGTAGATCTGGTCATTATAGAGATTGGAGGCACGGTAGGTGACATCGAAAGTCTTCCTTTTTTAGAAGCTATCCGTCAACTTCGTAACGATATAGGCAAAGATAATACTGCTTATCTTCACCTCACCTATATTCCTTATATCACCGGATCTAATGAGTTAAAGACCAAACCCACTCAACATAGCGTTAAAGAGCTTCGCGAAATTGGTATTCAACCCGATATCTTATTATGTCGAACTAAAATTCCTCTTTCAGAAGAAACAAAAGCTAAGATTGCTCTGTTTTGTGATGTCCAAAAAGAAGCCGTGATCTCAGCTAATGATGTCTCCAGTATCTATGAAGTACCTTTAGTCTTTGAAGACCAAAATTTAGGAGATCTAATTTCCTCTACCCTAAACTTAAATAATCAAAAAAATGATTTAACTTCTTGGAAAAAGTTAGTAGAAATTATAAAAAATCCATTATTTGAAGTTTCTATTGGCGTAGTAGGAAAATATGTCCAACTTCAAGATTCTTATAAAAGCATTCACGAAGCTTTAATCCACGGCGGAATTATTAATCATTGTCAAGTTAAAGTTAAATTAATCAATGCCGAAGATTATCAAGATAAAAGTAGCTTTGAAAAACAATTAAGAGAAGTAGATGGAATTTTAGTACCAGGAGGGTTTGGCGACCGAGGAATTGAGGGCAAAATAATATCAATTAAATTTGCTCGTGAAAACAAGATTCCTTTTTTTGGCATCTGTTTGGGACTTCAATGTGCCATTATTGAAATCTCTCAAAACTTACTAAATTTAAAAGAAGCTCAAAGCAGTGAATTTAATCCCGAGACACCTTATTCTGTTATCTACCTCTTACCTAGTCAAAAAAATTTAGAAAATTTAGGTGGAACAATGCGTTTAGGTGCTTATCCTTGCCAGATCAAAGAAGATACTTTAGCTTATCAAGCTTACCAAACTTCCTTGGTCTTGGAAAGACATCGCCATCGTTATGAAGTCAATAATCAATACTTAGAAGTTTTAAAAAAAGTAGGGCTTGTCTTTAGCGGCTTATACCTAAAAGAAGATTTAGTCGAGGTGATTGAGCTTAAAGATCACCCCTGGTTTTTAGCAACTCAATTTCATCCCGAGTTTAAGTCTAGGCCGGCTTCCCCTCATCCTCTCTTTAAAGATTTTATAAAAGCTTCCCTTAAAAAGAGAAATCATGGAGACTAA
- the kdsB gene encoding 3-deoxy-manno-octulosonate cytidylyltransferase, which translates to MKVVGIIPARYNSTRFPGKPIVDLLGKPMIQHVYENALKASLLDELIIATDDQRILEVAKNFTEKVVLTSYQHKSGTDRIAEVIKDLDFEIVVNIQGDEPLISPLAINEVVNPFFNYQDLKMTTLKCPIKNQEELINPNIVKVVTNKGDYALYFSRSIIPYQFPSHPLGVNYYKHLGLYAYRKKFLLELTNLPPSKLEEDEKLEQLRVLENGYSMLVIETKYESLSVDIPEDLPKIVARLRRGNG; encoded by the coding sequence ATGAAGGTTGTGGGAATAATTCCAGCCAGGTATAATTCTACTCGCTTTCCAGGCAAACCTATAGTCGATCTTTTAGGTAAGCCTATGATTCAACATGTATACGAGAATGCCCTTAAAGCATCTTTATTGGACGAACTCATCATTGCAACTGATGATCAGAGAATTTTAGAAGTAGCCAAAAACTTTACAGAAAAAGTAGTCTTAACTTCCTACCAACATAAGTCTGGAACAGACCGGATTGCTGAAGTGATTAAAGATTTAGACTTTGAGATCGTGGTTAATATCCAAGGAGATGAGCCTTTAATTTCTCCTTTAGCCATTAATGAGGTAGTGAATCCTTTTTTTAACTATCAAGACCTAAAGATGACTACTTTAAAATGCCCAATAAAGAATCAAGAAGAGCTAATTAATCCTAATATAGTAAAAGTAGTCACTAACAAAGGTGACTATGCTTTATATTTTTCTCGATCTATTATTCCTTACCAGTTTCCTTCTCATCCTTTGGGTGTCAACTATTATAAACATTTGGGCCTATATGCTTATCGCAAAAAATTTCTTTTGGAACTCACTAATCTACCTCCCAGTAAGTTAGAAGAAGATGAAAAATTAGAGCAGCTTAGAGTTTTAGAAAATGGTTACTCCATGCTGGTTATTGAAACTAAGTATGAATCATTAAGTGTCGACATCCCAGAAGATTTACCAAAAATAGTAGCAAGATTGAGGAGGGGTAATGGCTAA
- the rfaE2 gene encoding D-glycero-beta-D-manno-heptose 1-phosphate adenylyltransferase, producing the protein MVQKKIKEIKELIPLVEKHKKEGKKIVFTNGCFDILHLGHIRYLSEAKKQGDILIVAVNSDSSIKKLKGDHRPLYPQDARAEALASLLFVDYVIIFYELDPYRIISQIIPHVLVKGGDYQIEEIVGRDIVDIHGGKVITIPEVAGFSTTELIKTILQRYK; encoded by the coding sequence ATGGTTCAAAAGAAGATTAAAGAGATAAAAGAGCTAATTCCTCTGGTTGAAAAACACAAAAAAGAAGGAAAGAAGATTGTTTTTACTAATGGTTGTTTTGATATCCTTCATTTAGGGCATATTAGATATTTAAGTGAAGCTAAAAAACAAGGAGATATCCTGATTGTGGCTGTAAATAGTGATAGTTCTATCAAGAAACTTAAAGGAGACCATCGCCCTTTATATCCTCAAGATGCTCGAGCAGAAGCGTTAGCTTCTTTATTATTTGTAGATTATGTGATCATCTTTTACGAACTTGATCCTTATAGAATTATCTCTCAAATTATCCCTCATGTTTTAGTCAAAGGAGGAGATTACCAGATTGAGGAAATCGTAGGCAGGGATATTGTTGATATTCATGGAGGGAAAGTCATTACCATTCCTGAAGTAGCAGGATTCTCGACTACTGAATTAATCAAGACCATTCTCCAAAGATATAAATAA
- a CDS encoding HAD family hydrolase, translated as MANKAVFLDRDGTLNYDYGYIKSPQELKLLPQVELSLKLLKKYNFKIIIVSNQSGVARGYLNISQANLINQCLKEELFKLNISIDGTYLCPHYLEGKVKKYKIDCSCRKPKPGMLYQAKEKYNLDLKQCFLIGDKISDIGAGFNAGCKTVLVLTGYGSEELKKREEWTYQPDYIADNLYLAATWITNYGSKED; from the coding sequence ATGGCCAATAAAGCTGTTTTTTTAGATCGAGATGGCACTTTAAATTATGACTATGGCTATATAAAATCCCCCCAAGAGTTAAAACTTCTTCCTCAAGTAGAGCTTTCTTTGAAATTACTGAAGAAATATAACTTTAAGATAATTATTGTTTCTAATCAATCGGGAGTAGCCAGAGGATATCTGAATATTTCTCAGGCAAACTTAATTAATCAATGCTTAAAAGAAGAATTATTTAAACTTAACATCTCAATAGATGGCACTTACCTTTGCCCTCATTATCTTGAGGGCAAAGTCAAAAAGTATAAGATTGACTGTTCTTGCCGTAAACCAAAACCAGGTATGCTTTATCAAGCTAAAGAGAAATATAATCTTGATCTTAAACAGTGCTTCTTAATTGGAGATAAAATTTCAGATATTGGAGCTGGTTTTAATGCTGGTTGCAAGACGGTCTTAGTCCTTACCGGATATGGAAGCGAAGAATTAAAGAAAAGAGAAGAATGGACCTACCAGCCTGATTATATTGCTGATAATTTATATCTGGCAGCTACTTGGATAACTAACTATGGTTCAAAAGAAGATTAA
- the rfaE1 gene encoding D-glycero-beta-D-manno-heptose-7-phosphate kinase: MKNLSEIINRFKEINVLVVGDVMMDEFVWGEVTRISPEAPVPIVEVVSQSFIPGGAANVANNIMSLGGKVALIGVIGNDGIGRKLSFELGIKHISVDKLVVDYERPTILKSRIIASQQQIVRVDKELRKPIGEEIEAKVIANIEEQMAEVNIIVISDYGKGVITKNLVEKIVNLSQRDHKKVIVDPKVENYLEYKEITLITPNLKEASEMSKINIKSLEDLVAAGDKILNDLSCKVAVITRGKEGMSIFEKEKTAIHIPTIAKEVYDVAGAGDTVVSVMALALALDLDFVNAAILANCAAGIVVGKTGTATVTPLELTANIETISQLRSVVAKQRGNGQ, from the coding sequence TATCTGAAATAATTAATCGTTTTAAAGAAATCAATGTCTTGGTTGTTGGGGATGTAATGATGGATGAATTTGTTTGGGGAGAAGTAACTCGGATCTCTCCTGAGGCTCCGGTACCTATCGTCGAAGTAGTTTCTCAAAGCTTTATCCCTGGTGGGGCAGCTAATGTAGCTAATAATATTATGAGTTTAGGTGGAAAAGTAGCTTTAATAGGAGTAATTGGCAATGATGGTATCGGGAGAAAACTTTCTTTTGAGTTAGGCATTAAGCATATTTCTGTAGATAAATTAGTGGTTGATTACGAAAGACCTACCATCTTAAAGAGTAGGATTATCGCTTCTCAGCAACAAATAGTCCGAGTAGATAAAGAATTAAGAAAGCCTATTGGAGAAGAGATAGAAGCCAAAGTAATAGCTAATATCGAAGAACAGATGGCTGAAGTAAATATAATTGTCATTTCTGACTACGGAAAAGGAGTTATTACTAAAAACTTAGTCGAAAAAATAGTCAATCTCTCCCAAAGGGACCATAAAAAAGTTATCGTTGACCCTAAGGTTGAAAACTACTTAGAGTATAAAGAGATTACTTTAATCACTCCTAATTTAAAAGAAGCTTCTGAAATGAGCAAGATTAATATTAAGAGTTTGGAAGACTTGGTTGCGGCTGGAGATAAAATCTTAAATGATTTAAGCTGTAAAGTGGCTGTAATTACCCGAGGAAAAGAAGGGATGTCAATCTTTGAAAAAGAAAAAACAGCTATTCATATTCCTACGATTGCTAAAGAAGTATATGATGTCGCCGGAGCAGGTGATACCGTAGTTAGCGTGATGGCCTTAGCCTTAGCTTTAGACTTAGACTTTGTTAATGCGGCTATTTTAGCTAATTGTGCAGCTGGGATTGTGGTGGGCAAGACAGGAACAGCGACAGTTACTCCTTTGGAACTGACAGCTAATATTGAAACTATCTCCCAACTAAGATCAGTAGTAGCAAAACAAAGAGGCAATGGCCAATAA